The Streptomyces sp. NBC_00775 genome includes the window CGACCGGCGAGAAGTTGCAGACGACCACCAGCGGGCGTCCGTCGGCGTCGTAGCGCACGAACGACAGGACGTTGGCCTCGGCGTGGGAGCCGTCGATCCAGGCGAAACCGGCCGGCGAGGTGTCGAGTTCCCACAGGGCCGGGGTCCCGGCGTAGATCCGGTTGAGGTCACGCACCAGGGAACGGATCCCCCGGTGGTCGTGGTGCCCCGGCCAGCCCTCGTCCAGTACCCACCACTGCGGTCCCGCGTCATGGTCGAACTCCGCGCCCTGTCCGAACTCCTGTCCCATAAAGAGGAGTTGTTTTCCGGGGTGGGCCCACATGAATGCCAGGCACGCGCGTAGATTCGCCCTCCGCTGCCACCAGTCCCCCGGCATCTTGGCCACCATGGCTCGTTTTCCGTGCACGACTTCGTCGTGGGAGAACGGGAGCAGATAGTTCTCGCTGTAGGCATAGACCATGGCGAACGTCATGTCGTCGTGGTGATAGGCGCGATGCACCGGGTCGCGTTCCAGATAGTCGAGCGTGTCGTGCATCCAGCCGAGGTTCCACTTCAGGTCGAAGCCGAGTCCGCCGAATCCATCGGGGCCGACCTCGAAAGTGGGCCGGGTCACACCCGGCCATGCGGTGGACTCCTCGGCGATGGTGAGCGCACCCGGCACCCTGCGGCGGACGGTGTCGGTCAGCTCCTGGAGGAAGGCGACAGCGGCCAGGTTCTCCCTGCCACCTCGCTCGTTCGGGCTCCAACCCCCCTCGGGGCGCGAGTAGTCGAGGTAGAGCATGGAGGCCACCGCGTCCACCCGCAGCGCGTCGATGTGGAACTCGGAGCACCAGTAGACGGCGTTGGCCACCAGGAAATTGCGGACCTCTCGGCGGCCGTAGTCGAATTCCAGGGTCCCCCAGTCCGGATGATGTGCGCGGCGCGGGTCGCCGGGTTCGTAAAGGTGCTCTCCGTCGAAGCGGGCGAGTGCGAATTCGTCGCGCGGGAAATGCGCGGGAACCCAGTCGGCGATCACACCGATACCGGCGGCGTGCAGGGAATCGACCAGATACCGGAAGTCGTCGGGATCCCCCATTCGGGCAGTGGGGGCATAGAACCCGGAGACCTGATATCCCCACGAGCCGCCGAAAGGATGCTCCATCACCGGCATGAACTCCACGTGGGTGAATCCCAAGTCGCTCACATAGCACGGGAGTTCCCCGGCGAGCTGCCGGTAGGACAGACCCGGGCGCCACGACGGCAGGTGCACCTCGTACACGGACATCGGGCTCGCCCGGCAGTGCCGGCCGCCGCGGTTCGCCATCCACTCCGTGTCCGTCCACTCGTACGTCGAGGTGTGGACGACGGACGCGGTGGCGGGCGGGCACTCGGCGGCGCGGGCCAGCGGGTCGGCCTTCTGGGCCAGTTGCCCCGCCCGGGTGCGGATCTCGTACTTGTACCGGGTGCCGGCGCCGGCCCCCGGCACGAACAGCTCCCAGATCCCGCTGGACCCGAGCGAGCGCATCGGGTGCGCGACGCCGTTCCAGCCGTTGAAGTCGCCGATGACACGCACCCCTTGGGCGTGCGGCGCCCAGACGGCGAAAGCGGTGCCCGTGCTGCCGTCCAGGGTCAGGACGCGTGCGCCGAGGACCCGCCACAGCTCCTCATGGCGCCCCTCCGAGATCAGGTGCAGGTCGAGTTCGCCGAGAGTGGGCAGGAACCGGTAGCCGTCGTCGTGCTCCTCCTGCCGCTCCCCGTACGTCACGAGCAGCCGGTACCCGGTCGCCTTCTCGCCCGGCAGCGCTCCGGTGAACAACCCGCCCGACTGGTGGGCCAGTTCTGCCCGGACACCCTCGTCCGTGACCACCGTGACGGCTCTGGCCAGGGGCCGGAGCACGCGTACGACGACGCCGGAGCCGTCCGCTGCCGCGTGCGCCCCGAGGACCGCGTGCGGGGCGTGGTGGGCGCCGGCGAGCAGCCGCTCCAGCTCGGCATCGGCCAGCCGGGCGTCCGGGAGTCCGGGGCGCACGAGGGTTTGAGCGTGCCGTGTCTGCAGCAACGGTGGGGTCCTCTCCGGGTAGTTGGTTGTCTGCGGGCCGGTGGGGGCTGGTCGCGCAGTTCCCCGCGCCCCTAACGGCGCGGGGCTGCGCCCCGCGATCCCACGCCCGCCCCCGGTTCTTCAGGGGCGCGGGGAACTGCGCAATCTTTTAGGGGGTCTGGGGGCGCAGCCCCCAGGGATGGGACGGGTAGGGGCGGCGGGGGCGAGGAAACCACCCGCCTCAGCCCCGCACCGCCGCCAGCCGATGCACGGCCCCGAGCGGGATGCTCAGCCAGTCCGGCCGGTGCCGGGCCTCGTACACGGCCTCGTACACCGCCTTGTCCGCCTCGAACGCCCGCATCGGCACCGGATGACACCACGGATCGGCACCCCCGGCCTCGGCGTAACCGGCGATGAACGCGCGGCGGTTGCGCACCATCCAGGCGTCCGCACGCCGGATGTGGCGCAGCCGGAGCCCGGGAGCCGGCTCGGCGGACCGGCGCCGCACGGCGGCGAGCCCGGCCCGCGCGGCGTAGTCGAAGGAGCGCAGCATGCCCGCGACATCCCGCAGGACGTGCTGAGGAGCGGCACGCTCGGCAGCGGAGCGCTCCGGCTCCCCCTCGAAGTCGATCAGCCGCCAGCCGTCCGCCGTAGGCAGCGCCTGACCGAGGTGCAGGTCGCCGTGGACGCGCTGCGCGAAGACGGGGCAGCCGCGTCCGGCGTGGCGTGCGTAGTCGTCGTAGAGCGCGCTGATCCTGGAGCGGTAGCGGTCGAGGGCGGGCACCT containing:
- the glgB gene encoding 1,4-alpha-glucan branching protein GlgB, giving the protein MRPGLPDARLADAELERLLAGAHHAPHAVLGAHAAADGSGVVVRVLRPLARAVTVVTDEGVRAELAHQSGGLFTGALPGEKATGYRLLVTYGERQEEHDDGYRFLPTLGELDLHLISEGRHEELWRVLGARVLTLDGSTGTAFAVWAPHAQGVRVIGDFNGWNGVAHPMRSLGSSGIWELFVPGAGAGTRYKYEIRTRAGQLAQKADPLARAAECPPATASVVHTSTYEWTDTEWMANRGGRHCRASPMSVYEVHLPSWRPGLSYRQLAGELPCYVSDLGFTHVEFMPVMEHPFGGSWGYQVSGFYAPTARMGDPDDFRYLVDSLHAAGIGVIADWVPAHFPRDEFALARFDGEHLYEPGDPRRAHHPDWGTLEFDYGRREVRNFLVANAVYWCSEFHIDALRVDAVASMLYLDYSRPEGGWSPNERGGRENLAAVAFLQELTDTVRRRVPGALTIAEESTAWPGVTRPTFEVGPDGFGGLGFDLKWNLGWMHDTLDYLERDPVHRAYHHDDMTFAMVYAYSENYLLPFSHDEVVHGKRAMVAKMPGDWWQRRANLRACLAFMWAHPGKQLLFMGQEFGQGAEFDHDAGPQWWVLDEGWPGHHDHRGIRSLVRDLNRIYAGTPALWELDTSPAGFAWIDGSHAEANVLSFVRYDADGRPLVVVCNFSPVVRTGYRVGLPEGGAWREVLNSDAAAYGGSDVRNGGVVRAEATAWHGQAWSAALTLPPLAVCWLRPVFEA